A section of the Larus michahellis chromosome 1, bLarMic1.1, whole genome shotgun sequence genome encodes:
- the APOLD1 gene encoding apolipoprotein L domain-containing protein 1 gives MERNGAAPPQTLDPTHHFHIELLDQRRRLRGQIAHLHKAARKLNKLRKRSLIANVSGSTLTAAGAVTAIVGLSLSPATLGASLLASAVGLGLATAGGAVSITSDLSLVLCNSREVRKVQEIATTCRKQMREILGCLEFLRRGQGPGDPTLRQSEKRASISLYNSICFMVFCGSHSFLVPEYTKEVTKVSQAVLKAKIQKLAANLETCTKAMDEVCELLESRTEVSPRTRRLNVSAKTTAEILRPSS, from the coding sequence ATGGAAAGAAACGGTGCTGCCCCTCCGCAAACTCTAGACCCTACACACCACTTCCACATAGAGCTGCTGGATCAGAGACGGAGGCTGCGTGGACAAATTGCTCACCTTCACAAGGCGGCTCGTAAACTCAACAAGCTCCGCAAAAGGTCCCTGATTGCCAATGTCAGCGGGAGCACCCTGACCGCCGCAGGAGCAGTCACGGCCATCGTGGGGCTATCCCTGAGCCCGGCAACCCTGGGAGCCTCTCTCCTGGCATCAGCTGTGGGTCTGGGTCTGGCCACTGCAGGGGGGGCTGTGAGCATCACCTCTGATCTCTCCTTAGTGCTCTGCAATTCCCGAGAGGTGAGGAAGGTGCAGGAAATTGCAACAACTTGTCGGAAACAGATGAGGGAAATCCTCGGCTGCCTGGAGTTCCTCCGCCGGGGGCAGGGCCCAGGGGACCCCACACTGCGCCAGTCGGAGAAGAGGGCCTCCATCTCACTGTACAACTCCATCTGCTTCATGGTCTTCTGCGGCTCCCACAGCTTCCTCGTGCCAGAATACACAAAGGAGGTCACAAAAGTGAGCCAGGCTGTCCTGAAGGCCAAAATCCAGAAGCTGGCTGCCAACCTTGAGACCTGCACCAAGGCGATGGATGAAGTCTGTGAACTTCTTGAGTCCAGGACAGAGGTTTCCCCACGCACGAGGAGACTCAACGTGAGTGCTAAAACCACTGCTGAGATCCTGAGACCATCCAGCTGA
- the DDX47 gene encoding putative ATP-dependent RNA helicase DDX47 — MAAGEEEGQAVEPEAAVEEPRSFKDLGVTDVLCEACDQLGWKVPTKIQVEAIPVALQGRDIIGLAETGSGKTGAFALPILQALLETPQRLFALVLTPTRELAFQISEQFEALGSSIGVHTTVIVGGIDTMSQSLALAKKPHVIIATPGRLVDHLENTKGFNLRALKFLVMDEADRILNMDFETEVDKILKVIPRDRKTFLFSATMTKKVQKLQRAALKNPVKCAVSSKYQTVEKLQQYYIFIPSKFKDSYLVYILNELAGNSFMIFCSTCNNTQRTALLLRNLGFTAIPLHGQMSQNKRLGALNKFKAKARSILLATDVASRGLDIPHVDVVINFDIPTHSKDYIHRVGRTARAGRSGKSITFVTQYDVELFQRIEHLIGKKLPAFPMQEEEVMMLTERVAEAQRFARMELREQGEKKRSRNDDDDTEEAIGVRNKVAGGKKKKRKAF; from the exons ATGGcggcaggagaggaggaagggcaggcGGTGGAGCCGGAGGCGGCGGTGGAAGAGCCACGGAGTTTCAAGGACCTG GGAGTGACAGATGTCCTGTGTGAAGCTTGTGACCAGTTAGGATGGAAGGTTCCAACAAAGATCCAAGTTGAGGCTATTCCAGTGGCTCTCCAAG GCAGAGATATCATTGGACTGGCAGAAACTGGCTCTGGAAAAACAGGAGCCTTTGCTTTGCCAATTCTTCAAGCACTGCTGGAAACACCTCAGCGATTATTTGCTCTTGTCCTCACACCAACAAGGGAGCTGGCCTTCCAAATCTCAGAGCAGTTTGAAGCTCTTGGGTCCTCCATTGGTGTCCACACTA CGGTTATTGTGGGTGGAATTGACACGATGTCTCAATCTCTGGCCTTAGCCAAGAAACCCCATGTTATAATTG CTACCCCTGGCCGTCTAGTTGACCATCTGGAGAACACAAAGGGCTTCAACTTACGAGCTCTGAAATTCCTAGTGATGGATGAGGCTGACCGGATCCTTAACATGGATTTTGAGACAGAG GTGGATAAGATATTAAAAGTGATTCCTCGAGACAGAAAGACATTCCTGTTTTCTGCTACCATGACCAAGAAG GTTCAAAAACTCCAACGTGCTGCTCTGAAGAATCCTGTTAAATGTGCTGTTTCTTCCAAATATCAGACAGTTGAGAAACTGCAGCAATACTACATTTTCATCCCCTCCAAATTCAAG GACAGCTACCTGGTTTATATCTTGAATGAACTAGCTGGAAACTCTTTCATGATATTCTGTAGCACGTGTAACAATACGCAGAGGACTGCTCTACTGCTTCGCAACCTGGGGTTCACTGCCATTCCTCTCCATGGGCAGATGAGTCAG AATAAACGCTTGGGCGCTCTAAACAAGTTCAAGGCAAAGGCACGTTCTATTCTGCTGGCTACTGATGTTGCAAGCAGAGGTCTGGACATCCCACATGTAGATGTGGTGATAAACTTTGATATTCCTACGCACTCTAAG gaTTACATTCATCGTGTTGGGAGAACAGCTCGAGCTGGGAGATCTGGCAAATCTATCACCTTTGTCACACA GTATGATGTAGAGTTGTTCCAGCGCATTGAACACCTGATTGGCAAGAAGCTGCCAGCATTCCCCATGCAAGAAGAAGAAGTTATGATGCTGACAGAGCGTGTGGCTGAGGCCCAGAGATTTGCTCGAATG GAGCTAcgggagcagggagagaagaaGCGATCTCGGAATGATGATGATGATACAGAAGAAGCTATTGGTGTCAGGAATAAGGTGGCaggtgggaaaaagaagaaaaggaaagcctTCTAG